A genomic region of Persephonella marina EX-H1 contains the following coding sequences:
- the yidD gene encoding membrane protein insertion efficiency factor YidD, with product MDRFLIKLIKIYKKFVSPALPNSCRYYPTCSSYAIQSIEKYGALKGSLKAVWRILRCNPFSKGGVDYP from the coding sequence ATGGACAGATTTCTGATAAAACTTATTAAGATTTACAAAAAATTTGTATCGCCTGCATTACCAAACAGCTGTAGATATTATCCTACATGTTCAAGTTATGCTATACAGTCTATAGAAAAGTACGGAGCTTTAAAGGGAAGCTTAAAAGCTGTGTGGAGAATTTTAAGATGCAACCCTTTCTCTAAGGGTGGTGTAGATTATCCATAA
- the mnmE gene encoding tRNA uridine-5-carboxymethylaminomethyl(34) synthesis GTPase MnmE yields MIKDTIVANATPLIPSAVSIIRISGDRALEIGRKLFRLPESIRERRVYFGKITDSKGSVIDEGLFIFFKGPRSFTGEDVVEIYPHGSVPVVKKIIEEAVNLGARFAQPGEFTKRAFINGKIDLTQAEAIADLIEARSEKASRVAVNILEGKLSEKVKELRNSLLYLVSLIEAEINFPEDVEEIDPDQIKKGLEHVIKGIDDLLRTYRKGEIIREGIKLAIVGRPNVGKSSLFNALVGYERAIVSEYRGTTRDFIEETVSIKGIPVKLLDTAGLRETEDKIELIGIKKAKEKIEEADVVIFVFDLSEGLTDEDLRIYEQIKYKDPIVVGNKSDLVNEKELDIFRKKYYFKNVLFVSTKLQKNLDHLEEEIFHKLGIIEDSDSEIYINLRHYKALEKAKNILKKTVQNIDELIDFKEILMLEISEAEKYLEEITGEITTEDVLENIFSRFCIGK; encoded by the coding sequence ATGATCAAAGATACAATCGTAGCAAATGCAACACCGCTTATCCCTTCAGCTGTTTCGATTATAAGGATAAGCGGTGATAGGGCTTTAGAAATAGGGAGAAAACTGTTCAGGCTCCCTGAGTCTATCAGGGAGAGAAGAGTATATTTTGGAAAGATAACAGACAGTAAAGGAAGTGTTATAGATGAGGGGCTCTTTATTTTCTTTAAAGGTCCAAGAAGCTTTACAGGTGAGGATGTTGTTGAGATATACCCTCATGGGAGTGTTCCAGTTGTAAAGAAAATTATTGAAGAAGCTGTAAATCTTGGAGCGAGATTTGCACAACCAGGTGAGTTCACAAAGAGAGCATTTATAAACGGAAAGATAGATCTTACACAGGCTGAGGCTATAGCCGATCTGATAGAGGCAAGATCTGAAAAAGCTTCCCGTGTAGCTGTAAACATACTTGAAGGTAAGCTCTCTGAAAAGGTAAAAGAACTTAGAAACAGTCTTTTGTATCTTGTATCACTTATTGAGGCTGAGATTAACTTCCCGGAAGATGTTGAGGAGATAGATCCAGATCAGATAAAAAAAGGACTGGAACATGTTATTAAAGGGATAGATGATCTTCTAAGAACGTACAGGAAAGGAGAGATCATAAGGGAAGGTATAAAGCTTGCTATAGTTGGAAGACCAAATGTTGGAAAATCATCTCTCTTTAATGCTCTCGTAGGATATGAAAGGGCTATAGTTTCCGAGTATAGAGGAACAACAAGGGATTTTATTGAGGAGACTGTATCAATTAAAGGAATACCTGTTAAACTCCTTGATACAGCTGGATTAAGGGAAACTGAAGACAAAATAGAGCTGATAGGTATTAAAAAAGCAAAAGAGAAGATAGAGGAAGCTGATGTTGTTATATTTGTTTTTGATCTTTCTGAAGGCTTGACTGATGAGGATCTGAGAATCTACGAACAGATAAAGTATAAAGATCCTATAGTTGTAGGTAACAAATCCGATCTTGTAAATGAAAAAGAGCTTGATATTTTTAGAAAAAAGTATTATTTTAAGAATGTACTATTTGTCAGTACTAAACTTCAGAAAAACTTAGATCATTTAGAAGAAGAGATCTTCCACAAACTTGGAATAATTGAGGATAGCGATTCAGAAATATATATAAATCTTAGACATTACAAAGCATTAGAAAAAGCAAAAAATATTCTTAAGAAAACAGTTCAGAATATTGATGAACTGATTGATTTTAAAGAGATTCTAATGCTTGAGATAAGTGAGGCAGAAAAATATCTCGAGGAAATCACAGGTGAGATAACCACAGAGGATGTTCTTGAAAATATATTCAGTAGATTTTGTATAGGAAAATAA
- the yidC gene encoding membrane protein insertase YidC, whose amino-acid sequence MNNNDQEMQKRMFIFFIAVAVLLIAYSIISSYLYPTEPSPEKNQKTQEVVEVKEEIKEQRKVPEPEERITYKQTGDYDLLLDKRRINADNLKDTVRINTDFGYIEISKIGARIVSIYVEKFKTDMISDFSKTNRLFPTEIITTSPELTALINFSPYSFRQEGDRLIFELKQGDISVRKIFEVNKDSTLSLKIDTEGLEKYGLSVINGISLKAESRAFGHSGAIIKTDKELIKLDADIDKKQTIRGHILWAGEENKYFLQMLAVKGGFSATHVVPIAEEKTVVFSEIPTSVEGFFFGGPKLYSLLGDITEKYKKEWNIDLSLRESIDFGFFGILGKPLFLIMHFIYDYIHNWGLTIIILTVLLRIVLFPLNHKSLKAMKKMADLAPEIKKLQKKYQKDPQKLQEEMMKLYAEHGTNPMSGCLPIVAQIPIFIALYNVLMVTVELKMVPFLWVQDLADKDPYYILPILMGVSMIAQQWITPSSDKNQKIIMYIMAFVFTFLFMNFPAGLVLYWLTNNILGIGQSFIVNKQMGLYKPKNK is encoded by the coding sequence ATGAACAATAACGATCAGGAAATGCAGAAACGGATGTTTATCTTTTTTATAGCAGTAGCTGTTCTGCTTATAGCTTACTCCATTATAAGCAGTTATCTCTATCCAACTGAACCTTCACCTGAGAAAAACCAGAAAACTCAGGAAGTGGTTGAGGTTAAAGAGGAAATAAAAGAGCAAAGAAAGGTACCTGAGCCAGAAGAAAGGATAACCTATAAACAGACAGGAGATTATGACTTACTTTTAGATAAAAGAAGAATAAATGCTGATAATCTTAAAGACACAGTCAGGATAAATACAGATTTTGGATATATCGAGATCTCAAAGATAGGGGCAAGAATTGTTTCAATCTACGTTGAAAAGTTCAAAACAGATATGATAAGTGATTTCTCAAAAACAAACAGACTATTTCCTACAGAGATAATAACAACAAGTCCAGAGCTTACAGCCCTGATAAATTTCAGCCCTTATTCATTTAGACAGGAAGGGGACAGACTTATTTTTGAACTTAAACAGGGGGATATATCTGTAAGAAAGATATTTGAGGTGAATAAAGATTCTACACTATCTTTAAAAATAGATACAGAAGGCCTTGAAAAGTACGGTCTATCTGTTATTAACGGTATATCCTTAAAAGCTGAAAGCAGGGCATTTGGTCATTCAGGGGCTATAATCAAAACAGACAAGGAGCTTATAAAGCTTGATGCTGATATAGATAAGAAGCAGACAATAAGAGGACATATTTTATGGGCAGGTGAGGAAAATAAGTATTTTCTCCAGATGCTTGCTGTAAAGGGTGGTTTTTCTGCAACACATGTGGTTCCTATAGCTGAAGAGAAAACCGTTGTTTTCTCGGAGATCCCAACATCTGTTGAGGGATTCTTCTTTGGCGGACCTAAGCTTTACTCACTTTTAGGTGATATTACTGAAAAATACAAAAAGGAGTGGAACATAGATCTTTCACTCAGAGAGAGTATAGATTTTGGTTTCTTCGGTATACTTGGAAAGCCTTTATTCCTTATTATGCACTTTATCTACGACTACATACATAACTGGGGGCTTACAATAATAATCCTTACAGTCCTTTTAAGGATAGTTCTCTTCCCTCTGAACCATAAAAGTCTAAAAGCTATGAAAAAGATGGCTGATCTTGCTCCTGAGATAAAAAAGTTACAGAAGAAATACCAGAAGGATCCACAGAAGTTACAGGAAGAGATGATGAAGCTTTATGCTGAACATGGAACAAACCCTATGAGCGGATGCCTTCCGATAGTTGCACAGATCCCTATATTCATAGCACTTTATAACGTTCTTATGGTAACCGTTGAGCTTAAGATGGTTCCATTCCTCTGGGTTCAGGATCTTGCAGATAAAGATCCTTACTATATTCTCCCTATTCTTATGGGTGTTTCAATGATAGCCCAGCAGTGGATAACACCTTCATCTGATAAAAACCAGAAGATAATAATGTATATAATGGCCTTTGTTTTCACATTCCTTTTTATGAACTTTCCGGCAGGACTTGTTTTATACTGGCTTACGAATAATATATTAGGGATAGGTCAGAGTTTTATAGTAAACAAACAGATGGGACTTTACAAACCCAAAAACAAATGA